TTGTAGGTTAGAACCGACCACCACACCCAACTATGTTTTTAATGAAGCATCTAGCTTGAAAATTGAGTCGTCATAGCTTCTACCAACCAGAGAGAGATGAAAGACAGAGAGGGTTGGAGGTTGCGGGTATGGAATGAGATGGATTAGGGTTCTTAGGTATTTCACAAATCAAGATAACATTGAGACGACCACTCAGATCGAGacacataaataaattataaaattaaaaaaaagacaacaagAAGGTTAAATCTTGTTATCTGGTAAGACAAGTTgcaattgattttcttatgTGAAAACCAATTTTTTCGATTCCCTATTTTGGTTTGCTAAATAACGTACAACACCAAATCGAGTCACTTGATTCCAAATAAGGTGATCTGAATCAAATTAAATGCGATTTGGCTTAAGTTGATTCAAGATTACACCTTTTAAATGTAATGACTAAACCAAACTGCTCATACTAGTTTGGTTTGAATGGCTTTTGTTTGTACAATTTTTTGCCTACCCCGaatccaaaaagaaagaaaggcttttttttttaatcacaaatGATCAATGAGGTTTGCAAAATTATCACATTTCGTACTTAAATGCtttttttgtgacactaatAGTGCTTAAAGTTACCCTCCACATATCAAAATGGTCTCTGCCATTAGCTTATGTCAAATATTCTGTTAAATTGCTGACATGACATATGTAATGAGCCCACATATTTAATGATATGGAGCTATGTGGCTTTAAGTatactaaaatatttttaattttaaaatatattatattatatttaaagccACGTGGCTCTATATCATTGGATGTGTGGGCTTCCCACGTGTGCCACGTTAGCACTTCAACAAAATATTTGACACAAGCTAACAATAGGGATCATTTTGATGTGTTGAGGGTAACCTTACTGTTAGTGTCACAAAAAATGATTACAGAGAAACATGATAATTTCGCATACGTCAGGGatcatttgtgataaaacgcCAAGAAAAGAAGGGAACTACGCTTGTAATACAAACGAAATAAAATTGTTGCTCAACAAAAATTTAGTGGTTTGACCGAACCTAATCCGCGCTTTTTTAATGGAACtgcccaacaaaaaaaaaaaaaaaaaaaacaattgaactGAAATGGCGCACTCCTATTACCCCTCTAAAATTCGTAAGATTTTCTCTTCAGAGTCCAGTCCACTGTCCATTGTGCCAACCAAGAAAAAAGTTCACTTTTCAGGCCTCCAATTTTCCTGCCCACTTTCCGAGAAAATGCGGAAGAAACGCTGCGTTCCGGAGGTCCTCCGCCGGTTATTCCATAACCGGCCGCTCACATTGGCCGACGCCATCACCTCCTTACTCCCTCCTCATTCCTCGTCGTCAGTCCCCGACGACTGTCGTTTTTGCAAGGGCAGCCGTTGCCTCAGCTGCAGCGGGCCCAACGGCATGTCGTTCATTCTCCGACCCAACGACCCTTCCGATTACTGCAACCTCCTCAACCACTGCTACGTCGTCTGGGAACGCGCCCCTACGCTTGCTCACTTTTCCCCCGACTCTCATTGGTCCCAAATTGAGGTACTCGTATTCATACACATGAATACACATTTGGTTCcttgtgttgtttttgtttgtgtattTGTGTAAAAATTGCGTTTACTGTGTTCAGATTGTGAGAGCGGTGATTGAAGTGATGATGCTTGAGCAACCTCTGTCTTCCAATGTGATATGTACTGGTTATGATAAGGTACAtacgttttcttttctttatgtatattttgaatttatggaatttcatTATAGACATACAGAAtataatgtttgtttgtttgtttgtttgtttgttttttttttattgtttgtattTGGCAGTGTAATCAGTCAAGCCCCATTGTGGAGCTTCTAAATTCTTCGGCTTGGTGTCTTCTATTAGAAAGGGTATGTTAGTGTTACACATTGATTACTTGTGCTTAATGATGCAATTTAGTTTTacgtttggattttgaaattcaattatggtgaaaattttgtatgGCAGGTTGGGGATGGTATTATGGTTTATTTACTAAGGAATGCGTCTATATTTTTGCCAATTCAGCGTAAGAAACATGAGCAGGTCACAGGTCTTCCTATCAGTAACTTATGTCCGAAGAAGTTGAAGCCTGCACCGCAGGCACTACATCAACAGTCATTGCAAAATCCATGTGGTAATCATGAGTTTATAATGTAATGTACTGTGTTTTGAAGTAATCAGAAGACGTATACATATCTTctattatcttgagaaaatcaTGATTCATATACGTGCAGTCGCGCTTTGTGTTTAGGGGATAAAAGATCAAATTTTTTAGCATTTCATTGTGTTTTGAGCATGTATATGTGGCAATTCCTTTTCTCTCTTGATCAATGCAGGATTGGATTGTTCCATTTTTCAAGTGATATATTGGGTACTAGACATATTAAACAGTTAGCGCAGGAAGTCAATAGATTATACAATTCTAGAATCACAAGGAATAGAGAATATAGGATAAATATCTGTTCTTCAGAGATGCGAAATATGGCTAGAATAGTAAATAACATGCTAATCCTTTAACATGTTACTAATTGATCATGGTTCTTAGTTTTGCCCTCAGCATAGTTGCAGGATTTAGGGAATTTACAATGCCTGATCTTTCTTGGTCTGCTCTTACTCAGTGTGTTTCTACATCCATGTTGATTTATAATGTGTTTTCATGGAGCCACTTCTTTTCTTATGATCTCTCCAGGTCTCtggtttatgatttttaagctttttgttcttcttatGTTGTTTTACTTGCTCATATCTAGAATTACCCCTTAAAGGATGATTGAACTGCAACTTTATCTCAGGACCCCGGaaaaagagggaaagagaTGATAACATACAGTCAATGTTGAAGAGACAGCAGCTCGGTAGTTCTTTCAGCACTGATGAAACATTCAGTTCTGTTACCTGCAGTGATAGTGGATTTGATAGGAATAAGCATGGCCATACTGAAGCAGCTATGGAAACAACCAGCACTGTTAGCGATGGCGATGAGGGTAATTTAAATCATGAACTTCAACAGAGTTCAGAAAGGCTTAAGAAGCGTAAAAGACCATTTAGATGGCAGCGCTGCAGGAAGCGCAGACAATTAACTTCTCAAGAAACCAGCGTTAAGGGTCCTTTCACAACAGTTCTTGCTGACAAAGAGAGCTTACCTGGCAGGCTTTCTTGTTGCTTGAAACCGAGCTCAGGTCTTCATGATACAAAGGTGCTTTGACAAATCCTCCAATTTTCTTACTCAAAATTTGTGTAAAATGTCTGAATCCCGCCTCTCTGGAGGGGCTCCTCAATACCGtttgattggaaaaaaagGTCTGAAATGTTGGAGGCTTACAGACTTTAGTAAgtttcttttctgtttatttgCCGTCCTTGTGTACTTTACTCAAGTGTTTTTATATGGCAGTGCTCTTGTTTGGGGTTCCAAGTTGCACAAAAGGTTGCCAAAGGGGCTGAAATAGACAGAAAATCCATGTTCTTTAACTTGGAACGCTCATTATCAGTTTTCCCCAAAAGACGTATCCTTTTGTACTAGTTTTGGAGTGTGGTATATATCTGTACatgtacatacatacatacttACTAGAAAGATGCACAGTTCCAGTCTCTTGATTACCATTGGCCATAAGAATCCATGGTGACCATATGTTGGATTAAATTCCAATGGTTGGCATTAATTCTATAAATTTTTAGGATTTGAAGAAACTATTGGATTTTGACCTAATGATTGGTAACCTTGGATTTTCAAGGTCGATAGTGACCAAGTGATCAAAATCTTTATGTATATATTCtttgcattttattttgtttatttatgcATTGTTGTCCATTTTAAATATACCTACCATCTCAGCATATATTTATCTCAACAATTTACTTTTCATGCATAATTCCCTGGAAAATGATGATTATGTATGCTGCCatcttgttcttttcttttcctattatAATATATTCCCCCAGAATCTTAGGTTTCTTTTGGCAGTACACTTATGCGTTCCTGCTGCCTTTTTtgtgtattattattatctttttcaaACGATATTGAATGCATTGTCCTTAATGATCTTCAGATGTGCTGAATTCTGTAAAGCCCAATTCTGTCGGTGCAGAGTCTCTTGTTAAGTGTATTTTTGGCATGTCGGACATAGAAAGTGCTCTGTCCAAGATATGTCCTCATGGAAGTGGTCCTTGTCTCATGGGTTCTGCATGCCTGTAAGCTGCTCATTATTCTTGATAACAGTTTGGAGTTACAACATAATCTTTAATTTTATGCTGTTCAGGAATAAtggtttgtatttttaattttggtggTGCCTTATGGTTTTGGCTTCAATTTCAGTGGTACCGGACTATCTGTTTTAGTTGTTTTATAAGGAATGCGTAGATGGTAGCTTTTAGTTACTAGCCAGTACGAGTCTAATGGCTAAGGACCTGTTTGGTTCACAGATTAGTGACTTGGGAATGGGTATGAGATTCCCTTCCCATGTTTAGCAAGCATATTCATAGAAATGTCATATCTGCTGCGTGGTTATCAACTTATCAACTTCCCATGAAACAGGGAACGTGAAACCCTTTGACCTCCTTGGGTTTGCTTTTCCCTTGCTTTGGAAATGGAtctatttcattttcttgtgaCTGAATTGCCCCCATtataaactaaaaatacaacttttGGCTTTAAAAATGATTGgcatttcttcctttttaatAAGGGTATTATTGGAAATCTGAACAAATTTTAATTCCTATTTCTGCACAAACGAAACATGGGAATGGGAATAAAAGGTATTCCTTGGCTTTTGTTTCGCAGAATTTTTAAACACTGGAATGGAAGTCTTTCATTCCATGCCCCTGGAATGTGCATTCATTCTGAGGTGCAGTATTCatattttcttgttattttaACATGATAAGGTATGCCTTTCAGTAGGAGAGTTATTTGAGAAAAcctgtttcttgtttttactGTTTAGCTGTCTCAATAAAATGATAGTCATCGgtcaatgaaataatatttgatGTGCCTTCATTGGCTTCTATCAAATTGATGAGACCAGATTTTGGATAAATATGTGATGATGATTATTGGTTGCAGTTGTTTTTAGGTTTGCAACTTGGAGCACAAAAACCTGATATATTATGCTGACTATGAGGAAATGACTATTTGGATTGCTGATTTTAGGCCTACAACCTTTGTTTTTAAGTAGTTTTGTATTATGAGTTTTTGGATTTCTGTTCTCTGTGTGTGGGAGAACTTGTTTAGATCATTATGGTCATCTTAGGCTTGTAATCTTTGTTTTTAAGCCATTTATAATGTCTTTCCtatcaaatttcttttgtgtgtgtgtggtcTTCCTGTCCATGAACGTTAATTGCCTGCTTATGTTTTCCAGGCATCACTCACTTGTTAAGTCGCTTAAAATTCTCATACGCAGAGCTCGGCATTGCCATCATTTGAGATTATTGGAGAAGCATTGTTTTATTACATCTCCAAATCCGAATGCTATTAAAAATTCTGGTTGCATCTTTGAGGTCAGCATTCTATTTTGATAGTTTGTGAGATGTATGATGGTAGTGTACGAGGCATGAAGTTGGCTTACTAAGTGCTTTTAGTTTCGacattttatatttcttgttttatgttttgcgATACTTTTCCCATTCTTATAAGAAGGTAACATGATTTTGACTCTCATCAGGGAGAAAGGCGGGGTAACAGTGTACTGAAGAAATCTCAGTGTTGTACTACTGATTCTTGCAATGGTTCTCCAGCAGCCATTGATTCTCATTCTGAGGCAATTAAGTCTTACTGCTTGAAAAGTCAGGTGGTGTCCTTTGTATGGGCTGTTTGTAGGAGTATTATTCCACCAGATTTGCTAGGAACTCCTTCTAACTGGAGAATGTTGAGGAGAAATATTTCCAAGTTCATTTGTCTTAgaagatttgaaaatttttctttaaagcaATGTATGCATAAATTGAAAACATCTAGGTTCCCATTTTTATCAGATAAACAGTATTTCTGCTGCATGAATAATCAGGCACCAAAAGGCGTAGATGGAAAAAGTTCAGAAATTAATAAAGGATCCACTAAATTGAATGATGCCGCACATCttgtaaaacaaaaagtcTTAGAAAGCTGGATTTATTGGTTCTTTTCATCTATAATTGTTCCTTTGTTGCAAGCCAACTTCTATGTCACTGAGAGTGAGAATGGGAAGCAAGATTTATATTACTATCAAAAGTCAGTGTGGGAGAAAGTGAAGAATAAGACCGTTACTTGCATGAAAGCTCAGAACTATCATTACTTGGATACTGCAACAACTAGAAGGATTATAAGAAAAAGATTGTTTGGTTTTTCAAAGCTCCGGATTTGTCCAAAAGAATATGGAGTGAGGTTGCTAGCAAATTTAAAAGCATCATCAAGAATGCCAAGGCAAGAGTTCTATTTGGGAGATCGGTCCGGTGGAAGACTAGGAAGAACAAAAATGCATCAGAGAAGGGTCAGATTTGAACATTTTAAGTCAGTGAATCGTGTTCTTCGTGATACACATGCTGTTTTAAAATCTATACGATTCAAGGAGCCAGAGAAGTTAGGTTCATCAGTGTTTGATTACAATGATGTCTACAGAAAGTTGTGCCCTTTTGTAATTGGTTTGAAGAATGGATCGGCAATGATGCCTGATGTATTTATTGTTGTTTCTGATGTGTCAAAAGCCTTTGATTCTGTTGACCAGGATAAGCTGCTTTGTGTAATGAAAGATGTCCTAAGAACAGATGAATACTTTCTCAAACATGCTTATGAAGTTCTTTGCACAAagaaatctttgtgggttcaTGAGAAGCCTATATTAGTGGATCAAAATACCAGCTCGAGATTTAAATCTTCTGTCGTACACCGATCATTGCACAGTGTCCTTGTTAATCAGGTAATTTTGGGTATTCTGGAAAAAGTGTCTGGCATTGTTTTgtaaactaattttatatcttttgaatatgtcactatttattctgttttttttctgttaattTATGTAGTTTGTGTACTTTGTATATTCATGAACTTACTATCCCCAAGCCATCCCAGAAAAATAAACTGCTTGATATCAATGAAGTAGTAATTGTAACTGAAGAAAAAATAGTATTCAAAACACTATAATCGAACATAGGATTGAGATGGTACTAATTTGTCAAATTTACTACtggaaaatttgatttttcgtGACTTTATATCTGCTACTGTGATGGTCTCGTTTAGGTTGATCATGGGGAAGGGGATGGAGATTTGTGTAGTTGCTTAAAATTTGTTCAGCATCTTGATGGATTCTgattcctttctttttctttttagcttTAGCtgatagttttgttttttcaatgcTTAGGAGTGTAGTAGGTCTGTGAAGAAGCAGGAGCTATTTTTTAATCTAAATCAACATGTGAAACGCAATGTTCTGCAGTTGGATAAGAAGTTTTATTTGCAAGGTGTAGGCATTCCTCAAGGAAGTGTTTTGTCTTCTTTGCTTTGCTCATTATACTATGGACATCTGGACAGGAATGTGATCTTTCCATTTCTTGAAAAAACTTGGGAACCTGCAAGAGTAGATTTATCAAGAGGACATAATTTTGAAGACACTTCTGCTGCACAGAGTGGTAGTGAGGATAAAATTGGTTCGTCCTCTAGTCATTTTCTAGTAAGGTTTATTGATgactttcttttcatttcaacttCAAAGAAGCAGGCTTCTAGCTTCTACTCCAGGTTGCAAAGAGGATTTCGGGATTACAACTGCTTCATGAATGAGAAAAAGTTTGGCGTAAACTTTAATATTCGACCGATGCCTGGGCTGCCATCAAACAGAGTATACCTTGGTGAAGACGGCATATCATTCCTTCGATATTGTGGTTTGCTTATCAATTCTTGCACTCTCGAAGTTCAGGCAGACTACACAAAGTTAATTCCCttatatgattaattttatatttcataatttattagGACTAATAACaattatatttattgttttatgCATGCACTGCCGAAGAGGTTACAAATTTATCATGTCTACAGTCTACCAAAGCAATATCTGTTTTAAATTACCCATTTTTCCTGGATGATAATTATCTGTTGCATGTTTATAATGTTTGTGGCCTTTTGTAACGGTAACACTATGATCAAGTGTGTCAAAACAATATCATTCCTGGTCTAAGTTTTTTGAGTATCTTGTTTCATCTGTTTATCAGGTATTTGAGCAACCATTTAAGTTCAACTCTTACTGTCAGCTGGCAAGGCCAACCTAGTCGTcatttgaaggaaaaattgTGTGACTATATGAGACCTAAATGTCATCCAATATTCTTTGATTCCAACATTAATTCAGCATCTGTTGTGAGATTAAATATCTACCAAGCGTTCTTGTTATGTGCAATGAAGTTCCATTGTTATGTTCGCGACATATCAAACATATGGAAACTTTGCAATAGATCCTATGCTAACATGATCAAGAGATCTTTGAGGTATGCTTCTGGTACTTTGtcttttatcttttctaaGTCTTTCAACAATAATAAGCAGTCTTTCCACATGGAAGTTAGTTGAGCTTTAATAATTGACTAAGATCTTGATATACTTAAAGCTAGCTACAACTGGTTTTCCTTACGAGGTATCTCATTCAATCAGTTATCCAAATTGTTGAGTATAACAAGATTTCTTACATCCTCTTTTTGGAGGAGTTATGATCTTTTTGTTGCGTTGATTTTAGGTACATGTATGTGCTCATAAAGAGAAGGATGCGTTCTGTGTATAATGGTTCTGACTTCCAACCAATACTTCAATTGGAAAAGGGAGAAGTTGAGTGGCTTGGTTTATTTGCTTATATCCAAGTACTGAAGAGAAAGCAATCACGGCATAAGGAGTTGCTCTCCTTATTGACATCTAAGTTGTTGAGTCATAAAATAACGGGGTCTGTGTCTTCTCAACTAAGTTATGCTGTTGATAGATCACATTCCTCTCTAATGTGGAAGATCAAGTATTAGAAGATTCTTAGAGGTATGTACATATTGCATGAGTAAACCATCCTAATTTCGTTCGATCACCATCGTCATGGTCTTATCAACTACATTAATGTTCAATTGTCTTGTAGTTTTTTAAAAGGTATTGGGTTTGCTAGTGTTTGTTATATCCTCTACAAGTTGTCTCTGGTATTAAAACTATACTatcatgaattattttggTAGAtacaaaatatacatatattattctGTGATGCTATGTCAtaccattctttttctttttcttttctttttttgaaagtTCAAATGCTTATTGGATTCAAACATTCTATAGATCCTCTACAACAGATATGTATAGTTAGCATAATCATGCTAGTCACCTGTGCAGGTAAAATTTGTTAAAGTGATTTACATACATTCTATGTCTTGTTTTACAAACTGGGGtttgtcttttctttaatTCTATTAACAAGATTTCTGTTATTTTTTAACGTGAGGTTTAATTTTTTCCTTAACTCTTTCAATCTTGCTTAGCTTTAAACATTTAAAGTGCAGCTTTCATTTTGTATTCCTTTTTCTCAATtgtaaattttcatttctttcttctctatcTCCCTAGTTCGATTACAGTGTAGTGTTGCTTGAACAAGGAGGCCGCGAAAGTGGAGAAAGCACGATGTATCTGACGGTGAACTCTACAAGACTGATGCTACATGACCACATTCAATTTTTAGTGGTCAGAGTTGTTTGTCTCTCACATATGATGGGAGGATGTGGTCACCAATGTGGTACAATTCACATTCGGCAATGTGGTATAGTTCAGTTTAGTGAATTTGCAAATTCAGCATTCAAATGTCGATTTGCCAAGtcgtttatgttttttttatcatcTTTTCTATGCTATTTTTTTCCCTACTAAAGCGAGCATTTGGGAAAGACTTTTGTGCAGTACGAAGATTGTCCAAAttcttgtgttttgttttgcatgtgCAACAGCACGTACCTCAATTGTAAACAATTTCAGCTTCAGCTTGTCCGATTTGTATACCAAGCAAACAGACTAAACCACGTACTGGGCCTAAATCATTATGCATTTACTCTTACATTTTAATCAAGGGTGGTTATTTAGAGCAGCTCCAGCGCTGCTTCAAACCCGGGCAAAAGGCCCCCCGACTGAGCCCAAACATCCTCCAGCCCGAGAGAAGAGGCCCGGGCAAGAGCTGGATACCACCAACCTGGGCAGGCCCAAGGGCAAGTTTCGCCTAGGCTTCAGCCCGAGGGCTGTGACGTCAGGGTAGggtaattcaaatttttttgggaaatagcTTAAAATGACAcctatttcataattttaactaaaaataccactccttcccaatttttgtacaactatcacctataaatataaaa
The Prunus dulcis chromosome 2, ALMONDv2, whole genome shotgun sequence DNA segment above includes these coding regions:
- the LOC117620156 gene encoding telomerase reverse transcriptase isoform X4; its protein translation is MRKKRCVPEVLRRLFHNRPLTLADAITSLLPPHSSSSVPDDCRFCKGSRCLSCSGPNGMSFILRPNDPSDYCNLLNHCYVVWERAPTLAHFSPDSHWSQIEIVRAVIEVMMLEQPLSSNVICTGYDKCNQSSPIVELLNSSAWCLLLERVGDGIMVYLLRNASIFLPIQRKKHEQVTGLPISNLCPKKLKPAPQALHQQSLQNPCGPRKKRERDDNIQSMLKRQQLGSSFSTDETFSSVTCSDSGFDRNKHGHTEAAMETTSTVSDGDEGNLNHELQQSSERLKKRKRPFRWQRCRKRRQLTSQETSVKGPFTTVLADKESLPGRLSCCLKPSSGLHDTKCSCLGFQVAQKVAKGAEIDRKSMFFNLERSLSVFPKRHVLNSVKPNSVGAESLVKCIFGMSDIESALSKICPHGSGPCLMGSACLHHSLVKSLKILIRRARHCHHLRLLEKHCFITSPNPNAIKNSGCIFEGERRGNSVLKKSQCCTTDSCNGSPAAIDSHSEAIKSYCLKSQVVSFVWAVCRSIIPPDLLGTPSNWRMLRRNISKFICLRRFENFSLKQCMHKLKTSRFPFLSDKQYFCCMNNQAPKGVDGKSSEINKGSTKLNDAAHLVKQKVLESWIYWFFSSIIVPLLQANFYVTESENGKQDLYYYQKSVWEKVKNKTVTCMKAQNYHYLDTATTRRIIRKRLFGFSKLRICPKEYGVRLLANLKASSRMPRQEFYLGDRSGGRLGRTKMHQRRVRFEHFKSVNRVLRDTHAVLKSIRFKEPEKLGSSVFDYNDVYRKLCPFVIGLKNGSAMMPDVFIVVSDVSKAFDSVDQDKLLCVMKDVLRTDEYFLKHAYEVLCTKKSLWVHEKPILVDQNTSSRFKSSVVHRSLHSVLVNQECSRSVKKQELFFNLNQHVKRNVLQLDKKFYLQGVGIPQGSVLSSLLCSLYYGHLDRNVIFPFLEKTWEPARVDLSRGHNFEDTSAAQSGSEDKIGSSSSHFLVRFIDDFLFISTSKKQASSFYSRLQRGFRDYNCFMNEKKFGVNFNIRPMPGLPSNRVYLGEDGISFLRYCGLLINSCTLEVQADYTKVFEQPFKFNSYCQLARPT
- the LOC117620156 gene encoding telomerase reverse transcriptase isoform X2, with translation MRKKRCVPEVLRRLFHNRPLTLADAITSLLPPHSSSSVPDDCRFCKGSRCLSCSGPNGMSFILRPNDPSDYCNLLNHCYVVWERAPTLAHFSPDSHWSQIEIVRAVIEVMMLEQPLSSNVICTGYDKCNQSSPIVELLNSSAWCLLLERVGDGIMVYLLRNASIFLPIQRKKHEQVTGLPISNLCPKKLKPAPQALHQQSLQNPCGPRKKRERDDNIQSMLKRQQLGSSFSTDETFSSVTCSDSGFDRNKHGHTEAAMETTSTVSDGDEGNLNHELQQSSERLKKRKRPFRWQRCRKRRQLTSQETSVKGPFTTVLADKESLPGRLSCCLKPSSGLHDTKCSCLGFQVAQKVAKGAEIDRKSMFFNLERSLSVFPKRHVLNSVKPNSVGAESLVKCIFGMSDIESALSKICPHGSGPCLMGSACLARHCHHLRLLEKHCFITSPNPNAIKNSGCIFEGERRGNSVLKKSQCCTTDSCNGSPAAIDSHSEAIKSYCLKSQVVSFVWAVCRSIIPPDLLGTPSNWRMLRRNISKFICLRRFENFSLKQCMHKLKTSRFPFLSDKQYFCCMNNQAPKGVDGKSSEINKGSTKLNDAAHLVKQKVLESWIYWFFSSIIVPLLQANFYVTESENGKQDLYYYQKSVWEKVKNKTVTCMKAQNYHYLDTATTRRIIRKRLFGFSKLRICPKEYGVRLLANLKASSRMPRQEFYLGDRSGGRLGRTKMHQRRVRFEHFKSVNRVLRDTHAVLKSIRFKEPEKLGSSVFDYNDVYRKLCPFVIGLKNGSAMMPDVFIVVSDVSKAFDSVDQDKLLCVMKDVLRTDEYFLKHAYEVLCTKKSLWVHEKPILVDQNTSSRFKSSVVHRSLHSVLVNQECSRSVKKQELFFNLNQHVKRNVLQLDKKFYLQGVGIPQGSVLSSLLCSLYYGHLDRNVIFPFLEKTWEPARVDLSRGHNFEDTSAAQSGSEDKIGSSSSHFLVRFIDDFLFISTSKKQASSFYSRLQRGFRDYNCFMNEKKFGVNFNIRPMPGLPSNRVYLGEDGISFLRYCGLLINSCTLEVQADYTKYLSNHLSSTLTVSWQGQPSRHLKEKLCDYMRPKCHPIFFDSNINSASVVRLNIYQAFLLCAMKFHCYVRDISNIWKLCNRSYANMIKRSLRYMYVLIKRRMRSVYNGSDFQPILQLEKGEVEWLGLFAYIQVLKRKQSRHKELLSLLTSKLLSHKITGSVSSQLSYAVDRSHSSLMWKIKY
- the LOC117620156 gene encoding telomerase reverse transcriptase isoform X1, translating into MRKKRCVPEVLRRLFHNRPLTLADAITSLLPPHSSSSVPDDCRFCKGSRCLSCSGPNGMSFILRPNDPSDYCNLLNHCYVVWERAPTLAHFSPDSHWSQIEIVRAVIEVMMLEQPLSSNVICTGYDKCNQSSPIVELLNSSAWCLLLERVGDGIMVYLLRNASIFLPIQRKKHEQVTGLPISNLCPKKLKPAPQALHQQSLQNPCGPRKKRERDDNIQSMLKRQQLGSSFSTDETFSSVTCSDSGFDRNKHGHTEAAMETTSTVSDGDEGNLNHELQQSSERLKKRKRPFRWQRCRKRRQLTSQETSVKGPFTTVLADKESLPGRLSCCLKPSSGLHDTKCSCLGFQVAQKVAKGAEIDRKSMFFNLERSLSVFPKRHVLNSVKPNSVGAESLVKCIFGMSDIESALSKICPHGSGPCLMGSACLHHSLVKSLKILIRRARHCHHLRLLEKHCFITSPNPNAIKNSGCIFEGERRGNSVLKKSQCCTTDSCNGSPAAIDSHSEAIKSYCLKSQVVSFVWAVCRSIIPPDLLGTPSNWRMLRRNISKFICLRRFENFSLKQCMHKLKTSRFPFLSDKQYFCCMNNQAPKGVDGKSSEINKGSTKLNDAAHLVKQKVLESWIYWFFSSIIVPLLQANFYVTESENGKQDLYYYQKSVWEKVKNKTVTCMKAQNYHYLDTATTRRIIRKRLFGFSKLRICPKEYGVRLLANLKASSRMPRQEFYLGDRSGGRLGRTKMHQRRVRFEHFKSVNRVLRDTHAVLKSIRFKEPEKLGSSVFDYNDVYRKLCPFVIGLKNGSAMMPDVFIVVSDVSKAFDSVDQDKLLCVMKDVLRTDEYFLKHAYEVLCTKKSLWVHEKPILVDQNTSSRFKSSVVHRSLHSVLVNQECSRSVKKQELFFNLNQHVKRNVLQLDKKFYLQGVGIPQGSVLSSLLCSLYYGHLDRNVIFPFLEKTWEPARVDLSRGHNFEDTSAAQSGSEDKIGSSSSHFLVRFIDDFLFISTSKKQASSFYSRLQRGFRDYNCFMNEKKFGVNFNIRPMPGLPSNRVYLGEDGISFLRYCGLLINSCTLEVQADYTKYLSNHLSSTLTVSWQGQPSRHLKEKLCDYMRPKCHPIFFDSNINSASVVRLNIYQAFLLCAMKFHCYVRDISNIWKLCNRSYANMIKRSLRYMYVLIKRRMRSVYNGSDFQPILQLEKGEVEWLGLFAYIQVLKRKQSRHKELLSLLTSKLLSHKITGSVSSQLSYAVDRSHSSLMWKIKY
- the LOC117620156 gene encoding telomerase reverse transcriptase isoform X3; translated protein: MRKKRCVPEVLRRLFHNRPLTLADAITSLLPPHSSSSVPDDCRFCKGSRCLSCSGPNGMSFILRPNDPSDYCNLLNHCYVVWERAPTLAHFSPDSHWSQIEIVRAVIEVMMLEQPLSSNVICTGYDKCNQSSPIVELLNSSAWCLLLERRKKHEQVTGLPISNLCPKKLKPAPQALHQQSLQNPCGPRKKRERDDNIQSMLKRQQLGSSFSTDETFSSVTCSDSGFDRNKHGHTEAAMETTSTVSDGDEGNLNHELQQSSERLKKRKRPFRWQRCRKRRQLTSQETSVKGPFTTVLADKESLPGRLSCCLKPSSGLHDTKCSCLGFQVAQKVAKGAEIDRKSMFFNLERSLSVFPKRHVLNSVKPNSVGAESLVKCIFGMSDIESALSKICPHGSGPCLMGSACLHHSLVKSLKILIRRARHCHHLRLLEKHCFITSPNPNAIKNSGCIFEGERRGNSVLKKSQCCTTDSCNGSPAAIDSHSEAIKSYCLKSQVVSFVWAVCRSIIPPDLLGTPSNWRMLRRNISKFICLRRFENFSLKQCMHKLKTSRFPFLSDKQYFCCMNNQAPKGVDGKSSEINKGSTKLNDAAHLVKQKVLESWIYWFFSSIIVPLLQANFYVTESENGKQDLYYYQKSVWEKVKNKTVTCMKAQNYHYLDTATTRRIIRKRLFGFSKLRICPKEYGVRLLANLKASSRMPRQEFYLGDRSGGRLGRTKMHQRRVRFEHFKSVNRVLRDTHAVLKSIRFKEPEKLGSSVFDYNDVYRKLCPFVIGLKNGSAMMPDVFIVVSDVSKAFDSVDQDKLLCVMKDVLRTDEYFLKHAYEVLCTKKSLWVHEKPILVDQNTSSRFKSSVVHRSLHSVLVNQECSRSVKKQELFFNLNQHVKRNVLQLDKKFYLQGVGIPQGSVLSSLLCSLYYGHLDRNVIFPFLEKTWEPARVDLSRGHNFEDTSAAQSGSEDKIGSSSSHFLVRFIDDFLFISTSKKQASSFYSRLQRGFRDYNCFMNEKKFGVNFNIRPMPGLPSNRVYLGEDGISFLRYCGLLINSCTLEVQADYTKYLSNHLSSTLTVSWQGQPSRHLKEKLCDYMRPKCHPIFFDSNINSASVVRLNIYQAFLLCAMKFHCYVRDISNIWKLCNRSYANMIKRSLRYMYVLIKRRMRSVYNGSDFQPILQLEKGEVEWLGLFAYIQVLKRKQSRHKELLSLLTSKLLSHKITGSVSSQLSYAVDRSHSSLMWKIKY